In the genome of Synergistetes bacterium HGW-Synergistetes-1, one region contains:
- a CDS encoding aldehyde oxidase, which yields MAEFNIIGSSPLRDDGPGKVSGRTEYIADIEMPGCWVGGIVRSGTARGRLKGIKKSASFDWSKVTVVTHEDIPGENYISMVRNDYPALAEEEINYMSQAIALVAAPDAKLLKEAMASLEPEVEPLKPVLTMEEALEGKEIIWGSDNIIDEYFNGAGDIERGFAEADIIVEGDWATGFHEQLYLETQGMAAVMREDGAVEITGSLQCPFYVHGAIQKVMGLPPEKVIIKQAATGGGFGGKEDYPSILGAYAALLALKSGHPVRIVFDREEDLLVTPKRHPSKSHYRMGLKNDGKITALDADILLDSGAYTTLSRVVLQRSQLHACGIYYVPNVRIRSRAVATNTPPNGAYRGFGAPQAIFAMERQMDLAAKELGMDPLDIRLKNALRTGDSFPYGQVLKEKNNAVAVLEKAAEMSDYRAKRQLYASQPGGRYKKGIGIAAALHGGGFTGAGEDKMGTTARVCFDGRRFCLYVSSTEIGQGSSTILRMVAAEELGVGIEEVLYMTPDTSKSPNTGPTVASRTTMYASKAVRDACANIKRKLAEWRPLKGLPEGMPTLSLAEEYFKEYSKLDEFGYNIFDDDSCWDEEKFEGDAYRGYAWIANVIEVEVDTDTYEVSAEKVCVAAEVGRAINPMQLRGQITGGLLQAIGWSHLEDMRVDEKGRYTASHMNAYLVPTTLDTPEWEIELLEDPCAQGCFGAKGIGELPMNAAGPAFVSAVDNAAGVFCDSIPCTGEKLFRLVLNEEKKTAEGGN from the coding sequence ATGGCCGAATTCAATATAATTGGCAGTTCACCATTGAGGGACGACGGACCGGGAAAGGTCTCAGGCAGGACGGAGTATATTGCTGACATTGAGATGCCGGGGTGTTGGGTCGGAGGCATCGTGAGGTCTGGGACTGCCAGGGGAAGGCTGAAGGGGATCAAAAAATCCGCCTCTTTCGACTGGTCAAAGGTGACCGTGGTCACACATGAAGACATTCCGGGTGAAAACTACATTTCAATGGTAAGGAACGATTATCCCGCGCTTGCCGAAGAAGAGATAAATTACATGTCGCAGGCGATCGCACTTGTGGCAGCTCCCGATGCAAAACTCCTCAAAGAAGCCATGGCCTCCCTGGAACCGGAGGTAGAGCCGCTGAAGCCTGTGCTGACGATGGAAGAGGCGCTGGAAGGAAAAGAGATCATCTGGGGCAGCGACAATATTATTGACGAGTATTTCAACGGAGCAGGCGACATCGAAAGGGGCTTCGCTGAGGCCGACATAATAGTTGAGGGCGACTGGGCGACAGGTTTCCATGAACAGCTCTACCTTGAGACCCAGGGCATGGCGGCAGTGATGAGGGAGGACGGCGCGGTCGAGATCACAGGCTCGCTGCAGTGCCCTTTCTACGTCCATGGTGCGATCCAGAAGGTGATGGGACTTCCTCCTGAAAAGGTGATCATAAAACAGGCCGCAACAGGAGGGGGATTCGGGGGAAAGGAAGACTATCCTTCGATACTCGGCGCATACGCGGCACTGCTTGCCCTGAAATCGGGTCACCCGGTGAGGATAGTTTTCGACAGGGAAGAGGATCTCCTGGTAACGCCAAAAAGACACCCGTCAAAGAGCCATTACAGGATGGGGCTGAAGAATGACGGAAAGATAACGGCGCTTGACGCCGACATCCTCCTTGACAGCGGAGCTTACACGACTCTGAGCAGGGTAGTGCTGCAGCGCTCGCAGCTCCACGCCTGCGGCATATATTACGTGCCAAACGTAAGGATAAGGAGCAGGGCGGTAGCCACGAACACGCCCCCCAACGGAGCTTACAGAGGTTTCGGCGCTCCGCAGGCGATATTTGCAATGGAACGCCAGATGGACCTTGCGGCAAAAGAACTGGGGATGGACCCCCTCGACATCAGGCTGAAAAATGCGCTGAGGACGGGAGACAGTTTCCCATACGGGCAGGTGCTTAAGGAAAAGAACAACGCTGTTGCCGTTCTTGAAAAGGCGGCAGAGATGTCAGATTACAGGGCAAAGAGGCAGCTTTACGCGTCCCAGCCGGGAGGCAGGTACAAAAAGGGGATAGGCATTGCCGCGGCGCTCCACGGGGGAGGCTTTACCGGGGCCGGGGAGGACAAGATGGGCACTACCGCAAGGGTATGCTTCGACGGCAGAAGGTTCTGCCTCTACGTGAGCAGCACCGAGATAGGGCAGGGCTCGTCCACGATACTGCGGATGGTCGCAGCCGAGGAGCTGGGAGTGGGCATTGAAGAGGTCCTCTATATGACGCCCGATACCTCCAAGTCGCCCAACACGGGTCCCACGGTAGCTTCCAGGACGACGATGTACGCATCGAAGGCAGTGCGCGACGCATGTGCCAACATCAAAAGAAAGCTTGCCGAGTGGAGACCTTTGAAGGGACTTCCCGAAGGCATGCCGACTTTATCTCTTGCAGAGGAATATTTTAAGGAATATTCAAAGCTTGATGAGTTCGGCTACAACATATTTGATGACGACAGCTGCTGGGATGAGGAAAAATTCGAAGGCGACGCCTACAGGGGATACGCCTGGATAGCAAACGTCATAGAAGTAGAAGTGGATACTGATACCTATGAAGTTTCTGCTGAAAAGGTCTGCGTTGCCGCGGAGGTGGGCCGTGCGATAAATCCCATGCAGCTGAGAGGCCAGATAACAGGAGGTCTTCTGCAGGCGATCGGCTGGTCACATCTGGAAGACATGAGGGTGGATGAAAAGGGAAGGTACACCGCATCCCACATGAACGCCTATCTGGTCCCGACCACTCTTGACACTCCGGAGTGGGAGATAGAGCTGCTGGAAGACCCATGCGCCCAGGGATGCTTCGGCGCCAAGGGCATAGGGGAGCTGCCGATGAACGCTGCCGGGCCGGCCTTTGTCTCGGCGGTCGACAACGCTGCTGGTGTATTCTGCGATTCGATCCCATGCACAGGTGAAAAACTTTTCCGTCTGGTACTGAATGAAGAAAAGAAAACAGCAGAGGGAGGAAACTAA
- a CDS encoding molybdopterin dehydrogenase, whose amino-acid sequence MRIEMTINGALYFSDVPPMKPLLSVLREDLGFKGSKEGCGEGECGACSVIINGRLVNACLVPAVQASGCEILTIEGLGSHDEMDLLQKALVSEGAVQCGFCTPGMVIAARALLEENPTPTRDEIKVALSGNICRCTGYEKIYNAVEKAVGEGYCDTFRTRENLCSGQAPTRSSESDRNCFTPEDLKEVFEILDNNSHVSILAGSTDIIPDIKNGKYSFEKIMDLSRVKELKGINKVGDAIRIGSCVTNGDIIRSSIIKKYLPALWEAAFRSGAPAVQNRATIGGNLSTASGAADLPTILLPLDAGIVTEGSDGAREMKLEKFIIGYRQPDLKPNEIMRDIIIPLPKEKSFQKFYKRGSRKALTLSRISLGFYAEVEKGIIWEIRAAAGSMSPIPIRLKELESALRMKRLTDELIEEAAKAAYDEINPRKSPEWRKRMTSNLVKSFLKELLQ is encoded by the coding sequence ATGAGGATAGAAATGACGATAAACGGAGCCCTTTATTTCTCAGACGTTCCTCCAATGAAGCCTCTTCTCTCTGTCCTCAGGGAAGATCTGGGTTTTAAGGGATCCAAGGAAGGCTGCGGAGAGGGAGAGTGCGGCGCATGTTCGGTCATAATAAACGGCAGGCTGGTCAACGCATGCCTTGTGCCTGCGGTGCAGGCTTCCGGATGTGAGATACTGACCATAGAGGGGCTTGGCAGCCATGATGAGATGGACCTTCTTCAGAAGGCATTAGTGTCGGAAGGTGCAGTCCAGTGCGGTTTCTGCACCCCAGGTATGGTCATAGCGGCCAGGGCTCTCCTCGAAGAAAACCCGACGCCGACCCGTGATGAGATAAAGGTCGCCCTTTCCGGCAATATCTGCCGCTGCACCGGATATGAAAAGATCTACAACGCAGTTGAAAAGGCTGTCGGAGAAGGATACTGCGATACCTTCAGGACGCGTGAGAACCTTTGCAGCGGACAGGCTCCGACCCGCTCTTCCGAAAGTGACAGGAACTGCTTTACCCCGGAAGACCTGAAAGAAGTCTTTGAAATACTGGATAACAACAGTCATGTTTCGATCCTTGCAGGAAGCACAGACATAATACCCGACATAAAAAACGGGAAATATTCATTTGAAAAGATAATGGACCTCAGCAGGGTTAAAGAGCTTAAGGGGATAAACAAGGTCGGAGATGCGATAAGGATTGGAAGCTGCGTCACCAACGGCGACATTATCAGGAGCAGCATCATTAAAAAGTATCTGCCCGCACTCTGGGAAGCTGCGTTCAGAAGCGGAGCGCCGGCTGTGCAGAACAGGGCGACTATCGGAGGTAATCTTTCGACCGCATCCGGAGCGGCTGACCTTCCGACCATTCTACTCCCCCTTGATGCAGGCATAGTAACGGAGGGATCCGATGGGGCGCGCGAGATGAAGCTTGAAAAGTTCATCATCGGGTACAGACAGCCTGATCTGAAGCCCAACGAAATAATGAGAGATATCATCATTCCCCTGCCAAAGGAAAAGAGCTTCCAGAAATTTTACAAGAGAGGTTCGAGGAAAGCCCTCACCCTCTCGAGGATATCTCTGGGCTTTTATGCTGAGGTTGAAAAAGGGATCATCTGGGAGATACGCGCTGCAGCGGGCAGCATGTCCCCGATACCTATACGCCTGAAGGAGCTGGAGTCAGCCCTGAGGATGAAGCGTCTGACTGACGAACTTATAGAAGAGGCCGCGAAGGCCGCATACGACGAAATTAACCCGAGGAAGAGCCCAGAGTGGCGGAAAAGGATGACTTCAAATCTTGTAAAGAGCTTCCTCAAAGAACTTCTGCAGTAA
- a CDS encoding phosphoserine phosphatase, producing the protein MTYPDPVMAICYDFDGTLAPGNMQEHDFFPDLKIAPMDFWKESNDLAREHEADPILAYMKLMLDKARLSGKVQISKSAFRKYGKSVDLFRGVKSWFSEINEYAQNKGVRLEHYIISSGLREMIEGTPISRHVKAIYASSFIYDQHDVAIWPANAVNYTTKTQYLYRINKGIESITDNQSINEFVAEEDRRIPFSRMLFIGDGSTDVPCMKLVKNQGGHSIAVYCEEREESRDYALRLLRDGRVNFIAEGVYTKNSKMFKYTSSIIDMVSASYRLYMLTKSVSPESEEAGTEN; encoded by the coding sequence ATGACTTATCCGGATCCCGTAATGGCAATATGCTACGATTTTGACGGCACACTTGCCCCGGGAAATATGCAGGAACACGATTTTTTCCCCGACCTGAAAATTGCCCCCATGGATTTTTGGAAGGAATCCAACGACCTGGCGAGAGAGCATGAGGCAGATCCGATACTGGCATACATGAAATTGATGCTCGACAAAGCAAGGCTCTCAGGAAAGGTTCAGATCTCAAAAAGCGCCTTCAGAAAATATGGAAAGTCCGTAGACCTTTTCAGAGGAGTAAAAAGCTGGTTTAGCGAGATAAACGAATATGCACAAAATAAGGGGGTCAGGCTTGAACATTACATAATATCCTCAGGTCTCAGAGAGATGATAGAGGGTACTCCGATAAGCAGACATGTCAAGGCGATATACGCGAGCTCATTTATATATGATCAGCATGATGTCGCGATCTGGCCGGCAAATGCAGTCAACTATACGACCAAGACCCAGTATCTCTACAGGATAAACAAAGGGATCGAAAGCATAACAGATAACCAGTCCATCAACGAATTTGTCGCTGAAGAAGACCGCAGGATCCCCTTTTCAAGGATGCTCTTCATAGGTGACGGGAGCACTGACGTGCCCTGCATGAAACTTGTGAAAAACCAGGGAGGACATTCGATAGCTGTGTACTGCGAGGAGAGGGAGGAGAGCCGGGATTACGCCCTCAGGCTCCTGCGCGACGGACGGGTCAACTTCATCGCGGAAGGCGTCTACACAAAAAACTCGAAGATGTTCAAATACACATCTTCGATAATAGACATGGTCTCAGCTTCGTACAGGCTTTATATGCTTACTAAATCCGTCAGCCCTGAATCAGAAGAGGCCGGAACTGAAAACTAA
- a CDS encoding proline racemase, whose protein sequence is MKVTKMVAAIDSHTCGEPTRIIIGGAPIFKGKTMSEKWKDFCDNHNDFRRFIMTEPRGHADMFGAIMVPPVNQDAHTGVIFCDSGGSVSMCGHGSIGLSSAMVNLGMVTVTEPVTEVKLDTPAGIVTMSVNVKDGEAVSATLKNVPAFVFARDLDLYLPSIDKTVKFDISFGGSFFAILKAEDFGFEIVPSEAAAITKMGLEVMEEANKQHKVQHPLIPENNKVLLAEFGIHKKGENARNCVIFGAKNVDRSPCGTGTCAKMALLAAKGELRPGEKFLHESILGTVFEGHYEPGLKVGDFDAVQPYIKGAANITGFNWLVQQDSDSLLPGFLLG, encoded by the coding sequence ATGAAAGTCACAAAAATGGTAGCTGCGATAGATTCCCACACCTGCGGAGAACCGACAAGGATAATAATTGGAGGTGCTCCGATATTTAAAGGGAAGACCATGTCCGAGAAGTGGAAAGACTTCTGTGATAATCACAACGACTTCCGCCGTTTCATAATGACAGAGCCTCGAGGCCATGCGGACATGTTTGGAGCGATAATGGTCCCGCCGGTAAACCAGGACGCACATACAGGGGTCATATTCTGCGATTCGGGCGGCAGCGTATCGATGTGCGGGCATGGTTCGATAGGGCTTTCTTCGGCAATGGTAAATCTTGGCATGGTAACGGTCACCGAACCGGTGACCGAGGTAAAACTCGACACTCCTGCCGGTATAGTCACAATGTCGGTCAATGTGAAAGACGGAGAAGCAGTCTCGGCGACACTCAAGAACGTTCCGGCCTTTGTTTTCGCAAGAGATCTTGACCTCTACCTGCCATCGATCGATAAAACAGTTAAGTTCGATATAAGCTTCGGAGGAAGTTTTTTCGCGATCCTGAAAGCTGAGGATTTCGGTTTTGAGATCGTTCCTTCAGAAGCCGCTGCTATCACAAAGATGGGTCTCGAAGTTATGGAAGAGGCAAACAAACAGCACAAGGTACAGCACCCCCTCATCCCTGAAAACAATAAGGTACTGCTCGCAGAGTTCGGTATCCATAAAAAAGGGGAAAACGCCAGGAACTGCGTAATATTCGGGGCTAAAAACGTAGACAGGTCCCCCTGCGGGACCGGAACGTGCGCGAAAATGGCACTGCTCGCTGCAAAAGGAGAGCTCAGACCCGGTGAAAAGTTCCTGCACGAGAGTATCCTGGGAACCGTCTTCGAAGGCCACTATGAACCTGGGCTCAAGGTAGGAGATTTTGACGCCGTCCAGCCATACATTAAGGGCGCTGCGAACATCACAGGTTTCAACTGGCTTGTTCAGCAGGACAGCGATTCTCTGCTCCCGGGCTTCCTTCTCGGATAA
- a CDS encoding peptide transporter yields MAYDVRFISQADVESLGITMKEVMDHVETGWKMNGEKKTELPAKIGVHPRHDCYMHAMPCWIGGEVDMAGIKWVAGFPSNLQKKLPYNNGVFILNDVETGVVKAIMDCNWMTTWRTGAAAGLGARYFADPDAEVVAVAGLGTIGKITLRAFKEVLPKMKTVKLYDPMPEQADRYIEAMKGVCPNVEFVVCPDIKKACEDADVVTTCAPILEKPNRIITADMLKKDVFCMTSDYDSTFAADVVNKGRVFVCDDRNQYLWTQEHGVYFQNGYPLSEEIYADMGEVVSGKAAPVREGRRTCLFMGIASHDVMTAKLILEKAAAQNAGTMLKL; encoded by the coding sequence ATGGCGTACGATGTTCGTTTTATTTCTCAGGCAGATGTTGAGTCCCTCGGTATCACAATGAAGGAAGTAATGGATCATGTGGAAACGGGCTGGAAAATGAACGGCGAAAAGAAGACAGAACTTCCTGCAAAGATCGGAGTACACCCCAGGCACGACTGCTATATGCACGCGATGCCATGCTGGATCGGCGGGGAAGTCGATATGGCAGGAATAAAATGGGTCGCAGGCTTTCCGAGCAATCTCCAGAAAAAACTGCCCTACAACAATGGCGTTTTTATCCTCAATGATGTTGAGACTGGGGTAGTCAAAGCTATTATGGACTGCAACTGGATGACTACATGGAGAACAGGTGCGGCGGCAGGGCTTGGAGCCAGGTATTTTGCTGACCCTGATGCGGAAGTAGTCGCAGTGGCAGGTCTTGGAACTATAGGTAAGATAACCCTGCGGGCATTCAAAGAAGTGCTTCCCAAAATGAAGACAGTAAAACTCTATGATCCAATGCCTGAACAGGCTGACAGATATATCGAAGCAATGAAGGGCGTTTGTCCCAACGTTGAATTCGTGGTATGCCCCGACATAAAAAAGGCCTGCGAAGACGCTGACGTAGTAACGACCTGTGCGCCGATACTCGAGAAACCGAACAGGATCATAACGGCAGATATGCTGAAAAAGGATGTCTTCTGCATGACGAGCGACTACGACTCGACATTTGCGGCAGATGTCGTAAATAAGGGAAGGGTCTTTGTGTGCGACGACCGGAACCAGTATCTGTGGACGCAGGAGCACGGTGTCTATTTCCAGAACGGATACCCGCTTTCAGAAGAAATATATGCGGACATGGGAGAAGTGGTCTCAGGAAAGGCTGCGCCGGTCAGGGAAGGCCGCAGGACGTGTCTCTTTATGGGGATCGCCAGCCATGACGTCATGACA